Proteins encoded in a region of the Panthera tigris isolate Pti1 chromosome B2, P.tigris_Pti1_mat1.1, whole genome shotgun sequence genome:
- the GCM2 gene encoding chorion-specific transcription factor GCMb, producing the protein MLAEAGQKEDAVCSYGMKLSWDINDPQMPQEPAHFDHFCEWPDGYVRFIYRSDEKKAQRHLSGWAMRNTNNHNGHILKKSCLGVVVCARACALPDGSRLQLRPAICDKARLKQQKKACPNCHSALELIPCRGHSGYPVTNFWRLDGNAIFFQAKGVHDHPRPESKSETEARRSAIKRQMASFYQPQKKRIREPEVGENQDNSGHFNNISSLEDSEDFDIITDTGFPIPAQPCFSFPSSDAYRATCDLATFQADIMPPFQKYPNPRIYLPRAPCSYELAGPSYTNPNTHPTLCKNSSNLPNDTDWVHLNALQYNVNSYSSLERSFDFASKQHGWKPALGKPGLGEKTDHGQFQAVSPHPYCNTELPCRYLTTPSAGAPALQTVITTTTKVSYQAYQPPALKYCDNIKEVKSLSGCNYASENIPVSIYPEGLDLPTTAARASPAGPLPLKIPGDCRAMRPTLAFPQESAPSGTDGAETWDVCSSRLGSAISYSDGVSPCFSYGSEDF; encoded by the exons ATGCTGGCGGAGGCAGGGCAGAAGGAGGACGCCGTGTGCTCCTACGGAATGAAGCTCAGTTGGGATATCAACGATCCGCAGATGCCTCAG GAGCCGGCCCACTTCGACCACTTCTGCGAGTGGCCCGACGGCTACGTGCGCTTCATCTACCGCAGCGACGAGAAGAAAGCCCAGCGCCACCTGAGCGGCTGGGCCATGCGCAACACCAACAACCACAACGGCCACATCCTCAAGAAGTCGTGCCTGGGTGTGGTAGTGTGCGCCCGGGCCTGCGCCCTGCCCGACGGCTCCCGCCTGCAGCTGCGGCCCGCCATCTGCGACAAGGCTCGGCTTAAGCAACAGA AGAAAGCGTGCCCCAACTGCCACTCGGCTTTGGAGCTGATCCCCTGTCGAGGGCACAGCGGGTACCCTGTAACCAACTTCTGGAGGCTTGATGGCAACGCGATATTTTTTCAA GCCAAGGGAGTCCACGATCACCCAAGACCGGAGAGCAAATCAGAGACGGAAGCTAGAAGAAGTGCCATCAAGAGACAAATGGCCTCTTTTTACCAACCCCAGAAAAAGAGAATTCGAGAACCAGAG gtggggGAGAATCAAGACAACAGTGGACATTTCAACAACATATCTTCCTTGGAAGATTCAGAAGACTTTGATATAATTACTGACACCGGCTTCCCTATTCCAGCACAGCCTTGCTTTTCCTTCCCGAGCTCGGATGCTTACAGAGCTACCTGTGACCTTGCCACCTTTCAAGCGGACATAATGCCACCCTTTCAGAAATATCCAAACCCAAGAATCTATTTGCCCAGGGCACCTTGCAGCTACGAATTGGCAGGTCCTAGTTACACAAATCCAAACACACATCCCACCCTTTGTAAAAATTCCAGCAATCTCCCGAATGACACGGACTGGGTCCATCTAAATGCACTGCAATATAATGTCAACTCATACAGCAGCCTTGAGAGAAGCTTTGATTTCGCCAGTAAACAACATGGCTGGAAACCAGCTCTTGGAAAACCTGGCCTTGGGGAGAAGACGGACCATGGACAGTTCCAGGCCGTGTCTCCTCACCCTTATTGTAACACAGAGCTTCCCTGTCGGTACCTCACGACTCCCTCCGCAGGTGCTCCAGCACTACAGACTgtgatcaccaccaccaccaaagtgTCCTACCAGGCCTACCAGCCCCCTGCTCTGAAATACTGTGACAACATAAAGGAAGTTAAGAGCCTTTCGGGGTGTAACTATGCTTCTGAAAACATCCCCGTGTCCATCTACCCGGAAGGTTTGGACTTGCCGACCACAGCGGCCAGGGCCTCTCCGGCAGGGCCGCTGCCTTTGAAAATTCCAGGTGATTGCAGAGCTATGAGACCCACTTTGGCTTTTCCTCAAGAGTCGGCTCCCTCCGGGACAGACGGAGCAGAGACTTGGGACGTGTGTTCATCTAGGTTGGGGTCGGCAATCAGTTATTCGGATGGGGTTAGTCCATGCTTTAGCTATGGCAGTGAGGACTTTTGA